One genomic segment of Drosophila melanogaster chromosome 3L includes these proteins:
- the Atg12 gene encoding Autophagy-related 12: MAETPESQAALSTSSSTPADKDGSKICILLNATGNVPIIKKRTWTVDPNKTVGWIQTFIHKFLKLDASEQIFLYVNQTFAPAPDQIIKNLYECHGTNGKLVLYYCKNQAWG, from the exons ATGGCAGAGACACCAGAATCCCAGGCAGCGCTGAGCACTTCCTCCTCCACACCTGCAGATAAGGATGGTTCCAAAA TTTGTATCCTTCTGAACGCCACTGGCAATGTGCCCATCATCAAAAAGCGAACCTGGACCGTAGATCCCAACAAGACAGTCGGCTGGATACAGACGTTCATCCACAAGTTTCTGAAACTCGATGCCAGCGAGCAAATT TTCCTGTACGTTAATCAGACATTTGCACCTGCCCCGGATCAGATAATCAAGAACTTGTACGAGTGCCATGGAACCAATGGGAAACTGGTGCTCTACTACTGCAAGAATCAGGCGTGGGGCTAA
- the ND-SGDH gene encoding NADH dehydrogenase (ubiquinone) SGDH subunit, isoform B has product MVGWSRLLSPAAKFASYRAVLQEPACRNALHQQLRRMGGDHGHHQMIIKPSRFQWDKFKDLLHFYVMLGVIPVTALVLYANIFVGPAQLAEIPEGYEPKHWEYEKHPISRFISRYILNSDQQNYEKSLHYLYEENEKAQIRLLEDEVRRKMSERNDYQAYYYRPSVAKYHRISKEAADELEALRGD; this is encoded by the exons ATGGTCGGTTGGAGCCGTTTGCTGTCGCCGGCGGCGAAGTTCGCCAGCTACCGGGCTGTCCTGCAAGAGCCCGCGTGCCGGAATG CCCTGCACCAACAGCTGCGCAGAATGGGAGGCGATCATGGACACCACCAAATGATCATCAAGCCATCCCGCTTCCAGTGGGACAAGTTCAAGGATCTGTTGCACTTTTACGTAATGCTCGGCGTCATCCCAGTCACCGCATTGGTTCTCTACGCGAACATCTTTGTGGGACCCGCGCAGCTCGCCGAGATTCCCGAGGGCTATGAGCCCAAGCACTGGGAGTACGAGAAG CACCCCATCTCGCGCTTTATTTCCCGCTACATTTTGAACTCGGATCAGCAAAACTACGAGAAATCCCTGCACTATCTCTACGAGGAGAACGAAAAAGCCCAGATTCG ACTCCTTGAGGACGAAGTACGTCGCAAGATGTCGGAGCGCAATGATTACCAGGCCTACTACTACCGACCATCGGTGGCCAAGTACCACAGGATTTCGAAAGAGGCTGCTGACGAGCTGGAGGCTCTGCGCGGAGACTAG
- the RhoGAP68F gene encoding Rho GTPase activating protein at 68F, isoform E, with amino-acid sequence MDAHSRFAPRLPGPAINPIVDNSDEPQPSLSDLHDFEPKLEFDDTELLAPSPLENVMVGDFVLAEDPELEPEEDVNPLEDDFEDQLREQSENFQTPRNKCDFLGTDKQGRHIFGIYASRFPEKSQLEGFVREIIKEIEPFVENDYILVYFHQGLKEDNKPSAQFLWNSYKELDRNFRKNLKTLYVVHPTWFIRVIWNFFSPFISDKFRKKLVYISSLDELRQALGLNKLKLPDNICDLDDKLNPSRKPSTPPPSSNINASRQQQHKMATTHQFGVPLKFIVMNSPCLNSIPPIVRKCVDSLSITGVIDTEGIFRRSGNHSEIMALKERVNRGEDVDLKSVNVHVIAGLLKSFLRDLAEPLLTFELYEDVTGFLDWPKEERSRNVTQLIREKLPEENYELFKYIVEFLVRVMDCEDLNKMTSSNLAIVFGPNFLWSRSTSTSLEEIAPINAFVDFVLQNHKDIYLIDVNQRTVSVD; translated from the exons ATGGACGCCCATTCGCGTTTCGCGCCGAGATTACCAG GTCCCGCCATCAATCCGATCGTCGATAACTCGGATGAGCCCCAACCCAGTCTCTCCGATCTGCACGACTTCGAGCCGAAGCTAGAGTTTGATGATACCGAGCTGCTGGCCCCATCTCCGCTTGAAA ATGTTATGGTCGGTGATTTCGTTCTGGCCGAAG ATCCAGAACTTGAGCCCGAGGAAGATGTAAATCCGCTGGAGGACGACTTCGAGGACCAACTCAGGGAGCAGTCTGAAAACTTTCAGACTCCCAGAAACAAATGCGATTTCCTGGGAACCGATAAGCAGGGTCGCCACATCTTTGGCATTTATGCATCCCGCTTTCCCGAAAAATCCCAACTGGAAGGATTTGTGCG GGAAATCATCAAGGAGATCGAACCTTTTGTGGAGAACGACTACATTTTGGTTTACTTCCATCAAGGCCTCAAGGAGGACAACAAACCATCCGCACAGTTCCTGTGGAATTCGTACAAGGAGCTCGATCGCAACTTCCGCAAGAATCTGAAGACGTTGTATGTGGTTCATCCGACGTGGTTCATACGGGTCATTTGGAACTTCTTTAGCCCGTTCATTAGCGACAAGTTCCGCAAGAAGCTAGTCTACATCTCCAGCTTGGACGAGTTGCGCCAGGCGCTCGGCCTGAACAAGCTGAAGTTGCCGGACAACATCTGCGACCTGGACGACAAACTGAACCCCAGCCGGAAGCCATCGACACCGCCGCCCAGCAGCAATATAAATGCATcccggcagcagcagcacaaaatGGCGACGACGCATCAATTTGGTGTGCCCCTGAAATTCATTGTGATGAACAGTCCGTGCTTAAACTCCATTCCGCCAATTGTGCGCAAGTGCGTGGACTCGCTGTCCATAACGGGCGTGATCGATACGGAGGGCATATTCCGTCGATCGGGCAATCACTCGGAGATCATGGCGCTCAAGGAGCGCGTCAACCGCGGCGAGGATGTGGATCTGAAGAGCGTTAATGTCCACGTGATAGCCGGCCTGCTGAAGAGTTTCCTGCGCGATCTCGCCGAGCCGCTGCTCACCTTCGAGCTGTACGAGGATGTGACCGGTTTTCTAGACTGGCCCAAGGAAGAGCGTTCGAGGAACGTGACGCAACTGATACGCGAAAAACTGCCAGAGGAGAACTATGAACTGTTCAAGTACATTGTTGAGTTCCTGGTCAGGGTGATGGACTGCGAGGATCTGAACAAGATGACCTCCTCCAACCTGGCCATCGTGTTCGGTCCGAATTTCCTGTGGTCGCGCAGCACCAGTACCTCCCTGGAGGAGATCGCTCCCATCAATGCTTTCGTCGACTTTGTGCTGCAGAATCACAAGGACATCTACTTGATCGACGTCAATCAGCGCACAGTGTCCGTGGACTAA
- the RhoGAP68F gene encoding Rho GTPase activating protein at 68F, isoform D yields MDAHSRFAPRLPGPAINPIVDNSDEPQPSLSDLHDFEPKLEFDDTELLAPSPLEKDVMVGDFVLAEDPELEPEEDVNPLEDDFEDQLREQSENFQTPRNKCDFLGTDKQGRHIFGIYASRFPEKSQLEGFVREIIKEIEPFVENDYILVYFHQGLKEDNKPSAQFLWNSYKELDRNFRKNLKTLYVVHPTWFIRVIWNFFSPFISDKFRKKLVYISSLDELRQALGLNKLKLPDNICDLDDKLNPSRKPSTPPPSSNINASRQQQHKMATTHQFGVPLKFIVMNSPCLNSIPPIVRKCVDSLSITGVIDTEGIFRRSGNHSEIMALKERVNRGEDVDLKSVNVHVIAGLLKSFLRDLAEPLLTFELYEDVTGFLDWPKEERSRNVTQLIREKLPEENYELFKYIVEFLVRVMDCEDLNKMTSSNLAIVFGPNFLWSRSTSTSLEEIAPINAFVDFVLQNHKDIYLIDVNQRTVSVD; encoded by the exons ATGGACGCCCATTCGCGTTTCGCGCCGAGATTACCAG GTCCCGCCATCAATCCGATCGTCGATAACTCGGATGAGCCCCAACCCAGTCTCTCCGATCTGCACGACTTCGAGCCGAAGCTAGAGTTTGATGATACCGAGCTGCTGGCCCCATCTCCGCTTGAAA AAGATGTTATGGTCGGTGATTTCGTTCTGGCCGAAG ATCCAGAACTTGAGCCCGAGGAAGATGTAAATCCGCTGGAGGACGACTTCGAGGACCAACTCAGGGAGCAGTCTGAAAACTTTCAGACTCCCAGAAACAAATGCGATTTCCTGGGAACCGATAAGCAGGGTCGCCACATCTTTGGCATTTATGCATCCCGCTTTCCCGAAAAATCCCAACTGGAAGGATTTGTGCG GGAAATCATCAAGGAGATCGAACCTTTTGTGGAGAACGACTACATTTTGGTTTACTTCCATCAAGGCCTCAAGGAGGACAACAAACCATCCGCACAGTTCCTGTGGAATTCGTACAAGGAGCTCGATCGCAACTTCCGCAAGAATCTGAAGACGTTGTATGTGGTTCATCCGACGTGGTTCATACGGGTCATTTGGAACTTCTTTAGCCCGTTCATTAGCGACAAGTTCCGCAAGAAGCTAGTCTACATCTCCAGCTTGGACGAGTTGCGCCAGGCGCTCGGCCTGAACAAGCTGAAGTTGCCGGACAACATCTGCGACCTGGACGACAAACTGAACCCCAGCCGGAAGCCATCGACACCGCCGCCCAGCAGCAATATAAATGCATcccggcagcagcagcacaaaatGGCGACGACGCATCAATTTGGTGTGCCCCTGAAATTCATTGTGATGAACAGTCCGTGCTTAAACTCCATTCCGCCAATTGTGCGCAAGTGCGTGGACTCGCTGTCCATAACGGGCGTGATCGATACGGAGGGCATATTCCGTCGATCGGGCAATCACTCGGAGATCATGGCGCTCAAGGAGCGCGTCAACCGCGGCGAGGATGTGGATCTGAAGAGCGTTAATGTCCACGTGATAGCCGGCCTGCTGAAGAGTTTCCTGCGCGATCTCGCCGAGCCGCTGCTCACCTTCGAGCTGTACGAGGATGTGACCGGTTTTCTAGACTGGCCCAAGGAAGAGCGTTCGAGGAACGTGACGCAACTGATACGCGAAAAACTGCCAGAGGAGAACTATGAACTGTTCAAGTACATTGTTGAGTTCCTGGTCAGGGTGATGGACTGCGAGGATCTGAACAAGATGACCTCCTCCAACCTGGCCATCGTGTTCGGTCCGAATTTCCTGTGGTCGCGCAGCACCAGTACCTCCCTGGAGGAGATCGCTCCCATCAATGCTTTCGTCGACTTTGTGCTGCAGAATCACAAGGACATCTACTTGATCGACGTCAATCAGCGCACAGTGTCCGTGGACTAA
- the RhoGAP68F gene encoding Rho GTPase activating protein at 68F, isoform F: MDAHSRFAPRLPVIVCQLYRNRPAINPIVDNSDEPQPSLSDLHDFEPKLEFDDTELLAPSPLEKDVMVGDFVLAEDPELEPEEDVNPLEDDFEDQLREQSENFQTPRNKCDFLGTDKQGRHIFGIYASRFPEKSQLEGFVREIIKEIEPFVENDYILVYFHQGLKEDNKPSAQFLWNSYKELDRNFRKNLKTLYVVHPTWFIRVIWNFFSPFISDKFRKKLVYISSLDELRQALGLNKLKLPDNICDLDDKLNPSRKPSTPPPSSNINASRQQQHKMATTHQFGVPLKFIVMNSPCLNSIPPIVRKCVDSLSITGVIDTEGIFRRSGNHSEIMALKERVNRGEDVDLKSVNVHVIAGLLKSFLRDLAEPLLTFELYEDVTGFLDWPKEERSRNVTQLIREKLPEENYELFKYIVEFLVRVMDCEDLNKMTSSNLAIVFGPNFLWSRSTSTSLEEIAPINAFVDFVLQNHKDIYLIDVNQRTVSVD, translated from the exons ATGGACGCCCATTCGCGTTTCGCGCCGAGATTACCAG TAATCGTCTGCCAATTATATCGAAACC GTCCCGCCATCAATCCGATCGTCGATAACTCGGATGAGCCCCAACCCAGTCTCTCCGATCTGCACGACTTCGAGCCGAAGCTAGAGTTTGATGATACCGAGCTGCTGGCCCCATCTCCGCTTGAAA AAGATGTTATGGTCGGTGATTTCGTTCTGGCCGAAG ATCCAGAACTTGAGCCCGAGGAAGATGTAAATCCGCTGGAGGACGACTTCGAGGACCAACTCAGGGAGCAGTCTGAAAACTTTCAGACTCCCAGAAACAAATGCGATTTCCTGGGAACCGATAAGCAGGGTCGCCACATCTTTGGCATTTATGCATCCCGCTTTCCCGAAAAATCCCAACTGGAAGGATTTGTGCG GGAAATCATCAAGGAGATCGAACCTTTTGTGGAGAACGACTACATTTTGGTTTACTTCCATCAAGGCCTCAAGGAGGACAACAAACCATCCGCACAGTTCCTGTGGAATTCGTACAAGGAGCTCGATCGCAACTTCCGCAAGAATCTGAAGACGTTGTATGTGGTTCATCCGACGTGGTTCATACGGGTCATTTGGAACTTCTTTAGCCCGTTCATTAGCGACAAGTTCCGCAAGAAGCTAGTCTACATCTCCAGCTTGGACGAGTTGCGCCAGGCGCTCGGCCTGAACAAGCTGAAGTTGCCGGACAACATCTGCGACCTGGACGACAAACTGAACCCCAGCCGGAAGCCATCGACACCGCCGCCCAGCAGCAATATAAATGCATcccggcagcagcagcacaaaatGGCGACGACGCATCAATTTGGTGTGCCCCTGAAATTCATTGTGATGAACAGTCCGTGCTTAAACTCCATTCCGCCAATTGTGCGCAAGTGCGTGGACTCGCTGTCCATAACGGGCGTGATCGATACGGAGGGCATATTCCGTCGATCGGGCAATCACTCGGAGATCATGGCGCTCAAGGAGCGCGTCAACCGCGGCGAGGATGTGGATCTGAAGAGCGTTAATGTCCACGTGATAGCCGGCCTGCTGAAGAGTTTCCTGCGCGATCTCGCCGAGCCGCTGCTCACCTTCGAGCTGTACGAGGATGTGACCGGTTTTCTAGACTGGCCCAAGGAAGAGCGTTCGAGGAACGTGACGCAACTGATACGCGAAAAACTGCCAGAGGAGAACTATGAACTGTTCAAGTACATTGTTGAGTTCCTGGTCAGGGTGATGGACTGCGAGGATCTGAACAAGATGACCTCCTCCAACCTGGCCATCGTGTTCGGTCCGAATTTCCTGTGGTCGCGCAGCACCAGTACCTCCCTGGAGGAGATCGCTCCCATCAATGCTTTCGTCGACTTTGTGCTGCAGAATCACAAGGACATCTACTTGATCGACGTCAATCAGCGCACAGTGTCCGTGGACTAA
- the RhoGAP68F gene encoding Rho GTPase activating protein at 68F, isoform C produces the protein MVGDFVLAEDPELEPEEDVNPLEDDFEDQLREQSENFQTPRNKCDFLGTDKQGRHIFGIYASRFPEKSQLEGFVREIIKEIEPFVENDYILVYFHQGLKEDNKPSAQFLWNSYKELDRNFRKNLKTLYVVHPTWFIRVIWNFFSPFISDKFRKKLVYISSLDELRQALGLNKLKLPDNICDLDDKLNPSRKPSTPPPSSNINASRQQQHKMATTHQFGVPLKFIVMNSPCLNSIPPIVRKCVDSLSITGVIDTEGIFRRSGNHSEIMALKERVNRGEDVDLKSVNVHVIAGLLKSFLRDLAEPLLTFELYEDVTGFLDWPKEERSRNVTQLIREKLPEENYELFKYIVEFLVRVMDCEDLNKMTSSNLAIVFGPNFLWSRSTSTSLEEIAPINAFVDFVLQNHKDIYLIDVNQRTVSVD, from the exons ATGGTCGGTGATTTCGTTCTGGCCGAAG ATCCAGAACTTGAGCCCGAGGAAGATGTAAATCCGCTGGAGGACGACTTCGAGGACCAACTCAGGGAGCAGTCTGAAAACTTTCAGACTCCCAGAAACAAATGCGATTTCCTGGGAACCGATAAGCAGGGTCGCCACATCTTTGGCATTTATGCATCCCGCTTTCCCGAAAAATCCCAACTGGAAGGATTTGTGCG GGAAATCATCAAGGAGATCGAACCTTTTGTGGAGAACGACTACATTTTGGTTTACTTCCATCAAGGCCTCAAGGAGGACAACAAACCATCCGCACAGTTCCTGTGGAATTCGTACAAGGAGCTCGATCGCAACTTCCGCAAGAATCTGAAGACGTTGTATGTGGTTCATCCGACGTGGTTCATACGGGTCATTTGGAACTTCTTTAGCCCGTTCATTAGCGACAAGTTCCGCAAGAAGCTAGTCTACATCTCCAGCTTGGACGAGTTGCGCCAGGCGCTCGGCCTGAACAAGCTGAAGTTGCCGGACAACATCTGCGACCTGGACGACAAACTGAACCCCAGCCGGAAGCCATCGACACCGCCGCCCAGCAGCAATATAAATGCATcccggcagcagcagcacaaaatGGCGACGACGCATCAATTTGGTGTGCCCCTGAAATTCATTGTGATGAACAGTCCGTGCTTAAACTCCATTCCGCCAATTGTGCGCAAGTGCGTGGACTCGCTGTCCATAACGGGCGTGATCGATACGGAGGGCATATTCCGTCGATCGGGCAATCACTCGGAGATCATGGCGCTCAAGGAGCGCGTCAACCGCGGCGAGGATGTGGATCTGAAGAGCGTTAATGTCCACGTGATAGCCGGCCTGCTGAAGAGTTTCCTGCGCGATCTCGCCGAGCCGCTGCTCACCTTCGAGCTGTACGAGGATGTGACCGGTTTTCTAGACTGGCCCAAGGAAGAGCGTTCGAGGAACGTGACGCAACTGATACGCGAAAAACTGCCAGAGGAGAACTATGAACTGTTCAAGTACATTGTTGAGTTCCTGGTCAGGGTGATGGACTGCGAGGATCTGAACAAGATGACCTCCTCCAACCTGGCCATCGTGTTCGGTCCGAATTTCCTGTGGTCGCGCAGCACCAGTACCTCCCTGGAGGAGATCGCTCCCATCAATGCTTTCGTCGACTTTGTGCTGCAGAATCACAAGGACATCTACTTGATCGACGTCAATCAGCGCACAGTGTCCGTGGACTAA
- the eIF3l gene encoding eukaryotic translation initiation factor 3 subunit l, whose translation MYGGDEYATNSDYYDDYAHTGDPQLDMEYERNYYAARMPDNVKYFLINFCQAIKEGNLYDIQNMYENTFPQISDHHFDKTAWPEEQEVAAIVDNDKVFLILYKELYYRHIHARIPGGPKLEQRINSFFNYCDFFNLIISAQNPVMLELPDIWLWELVDEFVYQFQNFAQYRARLTEKSQDEIQQLCVNHSNEWSILCILNVLHSLVDISNIKKQLEAISQGVDPQTVAGDFGKLSFYKMLGYFSLVGLLRVHSLLGDYYQAIKVLEPIEIHKKSAYSHIPACQISTSYYVGFAYMMMRRYADAIRTFSDILLYIQRTKQLYSTRSYQNDQINKQAEQMYHLLAICLVLHPQCIDESIQQVLREKNYHDAMFKMQCGDLEVFKSFFVFACPRFVSPCPPAVDAPMDDYVKDPMEHQLQVFMDEVRQQKDLPTTRSYLKLYTTLPLTKLASFIDPNASEDDVSKLLIRLLCFKHKMRNLVWSKGPSGLEGTFKSGSELDFYIDDDMIHIADTKVSHRYGDFFVRKILKFNDLNRKLKNINI comes from the exons ATGTACGGTGGAGACGAATACGCAACCAACTCG GATTACTACGATGACTACGCTCATACCGGAGACCCGCAACTGGACATGGAGTACGAGAGGAACTACTACGCCGCCCGGATGCCGGACAACGTCAAGTACTTCCTCATAAACTTCTGCCAGGCGATCAAAGAGGGCAACTTGTACGACATCCAAAACATGTACGAGAACACGTTCCCGCAGATCAGCGACCACCACTTCGACAAGACTGCTTGGCCcgaggagcaggaggtggCTGCTATTGTAGACAACGACAAGGTCTTCCTGATCTTATACAAGGAGTTGTACTATCGCCACATCCACGCCCGCATCCCCGGTGGTCCCAAGTTGGAGCAGAGGATCAACTCGTTCTTCAACTACTGCGACTTCTTCAACCTGATCATCTCGGCCCAGAACCCAGTGATGCTGGAGCTGCCCGACATCTGGCTGTGGGAGTTGGTGGATGAGTTCGTGTATCAGTTCCAGAACTTCGCGCAGTATCG CGCCCGCCTTACGGAGAAATCGCAGGATGAGATCCAGCAGCTGTGCGTGAACCACAGCAACGAGTGGAGCATTCTCTGCATCCTCAACGTTCTGCATTCCCTTGTGGACATCTCGAACATCAAGAAGCAGCTGGAGGCCATCTCTCAAGGTGTTGATCCCCAAACCGTGGCCGGTGACTTCGGCAAACTGTCCTTCTACAAGATGCTGGGATACTTCTCCCTTGTCGGACTGCTGCGCGTTCATTCGCTGCTGGGTGACTACTACCAGGCCATCAAGGTGCTGGAGCCCATTGAGATCCACAAGAAGTCCGCCTATTCGCACATCCCCGCCTGCCAAATCTCGACGTCGTACTACGTGGGCTTCGCCTACATGATGATGCGCCGCTACGCTGATGCCATCCGCACCTTTTCTGATATCCTCCTGTACATTCAGCGTACCAAGCAGCTGTACAGCACGCGTTCATACCAAAACGATCAAATCAACAAGCAGGCCGAGCAGATGTACCATCTTTTGGCCATCTGCCTGGTACTCCATCCCCAGTGCATCGACGAGTCCATCCAGCAGGTGCTCAGGGAAAAGAACTACCACGACGCCATGTTTAAGATGCAGTGCGGTGATCTGGAGGTCTTCAAGTCCTTCTTTGTCTTCGCCTGCCCACGTTTCGTGAGCCCCTGCCCGCCAGCTGTAGACGCACCCATGGACGACTACGTCAAGGACCCCATGGAACACCAGTTGCAGGTTTTCATGGATGAGGTGCGCCAACAGAAGGATCTGCCCACAACGCGCTCGTATCTAAAGCTGTACACCACCCTGCCGCTGACCAAACTGGCATCTTTCATCGATCCCAACGCCAGCGAGGATGACGTGTCGAAGCTGCTGATTCGCCTGCTTTGCTTCAAGCACAAAATGCGCAACCTAGTGTGGAGCAAGGGACCCAGCGGCCTGGAAGGCACATTCAAGTCTGGCTCCGAG TTGGACTTCTACATCGACGACGACATGATCCACATAGCCGACACCAAGGTTTCACATCGGTATGGCGACTTCTTTGTGCGTAAAATTCTTAAGTTCAACGATCTGAATCGCAAATTGAAGAACATCAACATTTAA
- the CG32099 gene encoding uncharacterized protein, translating to MSKHICTRWAFDLGSWRPTLPQLSQAVASIQPEERARLMKFHFIDDFLSSLIGRLFMRKYVSTCSGLPSAEVKFARDVRGKPYWVKGEDYDGPPLSFNVSHQGSLVLLAGIAGESSDPDFGIGTDVMKIEYNGGKPLSEFFGLMKSKFSAEEWSYIGRPHHDEREQVKAFMRHWCLKEAYVKELGVGITVDLQKISFSVDTTRSLETDVSPLIGTSLRCHDQPMDNWHFEEHLLQEDYCAAIAFRNCLPQERGKFKFLQVEELLVKSEDSELEEVISYCQKALLKPYKRS from the coding sequence ATGAGCAAACACATCTGCACCCGCTGGGCCTTTGACCTGGGCAGCTGGAGGCCCACACTACCTCAACTGAGCCAGGCGGTGGCCTCAATTCAACCGGAGGAACGAGCTCGGCTTATGAAGTTCCACTTTATCGATGACTTTCTGTCCTCGCTAATTGGTCGTCTTTTCATGCGAAAATATGTGAGCACGTGCAGCGGATTGCCGTCGGCCGAAGTGAAGTTCGCCCGGGATGTGAGGGGTAAACCTTACTGGGTGAAAGGGGAGGACTACGATGGGCCACCTCTCAGCTTCAATGTCTCCCATCAGGGAAGCCTGGTACTTCTAGCGGGCATTGCAGGAGAGAGCAGTGATCCCGACTTTGGAATCGGCACAGATGTCATGAAGATCGAGTACAATGGTGGCAAGCCTCTGTCGGAATTCTTTGGCCTGATGAAGAGCAAATTTTCGGCGGAGGAATGGAGTTATATTGGAAGACCGCATCATGATGAACGGGAGCAGGTGAAGGCCTTTATGCGTCACTGGTGTCTCAAGGAGGCGTACGTCAAGGAGCTGGGTGTTGGCATCACTGTAGATCTGCAAAAGATCAGCTTCTCAGTGGACACTACTCGCAGTTTGGAGACAGATGTTTCCCCTCTGATCGGTACTAGTCTGCGTTGCCACGACCAACCCATGGACAATTGGCATTTCGAGGAGCATTTACTGCAGGAGGACTACTGTGCGGCCATTGCATTCCGGAATTGCTTGCCACAGGAGCGTGGAAAGTTCAAGTTTCTGCAAGTTGAGGAACTTCTCGTGAAGAGTGAAGATTCGGAACTTGAGGAAGTGATCAGCTACTGCCAAAAGGCTCTTCTTAAGCCCTACAAGCGATCATGA